A region from the Aegilops tauschii subsp. strangulata cultivar AL8/78 chromosome 5, Aet v6.0, whole genome shotgun sequence genome encodes:
- the LOC109735202 gene encoding uncharacterized protein translates to MTDPKRGITMVAPALVEFDMRIKKGKQEDDLQLIDGAMEYHDLVTPEYPFTHQINGDCGAVDITLALVRWAFEATIDVVISKVQCGFDLSLSSCVFLMNGLHEIQLFRGSVVESCGLRRYVIAVKKDTLMYLKFKLGRNSCKNDLDHHCSFKAKKHGHDYQQIMLELASISVKVTWSNLQR, encoded by the coding sequence ATGACTGACCCTAAGAGAGGCATCACAATGGTAGCCCCTGCTCTAGTTGAGTTTGACATGAGGATCAAGAAAGGAAAGCAAGAAGATGATCTACAACTAATTGATGGTGCAATGGAGTACCATGATCTAGTCACACCTGAGTATCCATTCACGCATCAGATTAATGGCGATTGTGGTGCGGTTGACATCACTTTAGCCCTCGTTCGTTGGGCATTTGAGGCCACAATAGATGTTGTCATATCGAAAGTGCAGTGTGGATTTGATTTATCTCTCAGTTCGTGTGTTTTCCTTATGAATGGTTTACATGAGATTCAACTCTTTCGTGGCAGTGTTGTTGAGTCATGTGGTTTAAGAAGATATGTGATTGCTGTAAAGAAGGATACTTTGATGTATTTGAAGTTCAAGCTAGGCCGGAATAGTTGTAAAAATGATCTTGATCACCATTGTTCCTTCAAAGCAAAAAAGCATGGGCACGACTATCAGCAAATCATGCTTGAGCTTGCCTCTATCTCAGTGAAGGTGACTTGGTCGAACTTGCAAAGGTAA